CTTGTAGCCCGCCATGCGAACCGCGTTCTTGAGCGCCGATACCGTCGTGTCCACGTCGTCGTAGCGGACGCGGGCGTTCTTGCCTTCCAGGCTGACCTCCACCTCTTTGACGCCCGGGACCTCTTCGAGAGCCTTGGTCACACTGCCCACGCAGTGCATGCAGGTCATGCCGTCAATGCCGATCACGACTTCATTGAGCTGTTTCTCGCCCATGGTTTTCTCCTTGTCTTGCGCCGTCGCGGCGCGCGTGCCCTGCGCGCGGAAGCGCTGCAGGCGCAGCGAGTTGGTAACCACGCACACCGAGCTTGCCGCCATCGCGGCAGCGGCGAACTGCGGGCGCAGCATTCCGAAGGCCGCCAGCGGGATCGCCGCCGTGTTGTAGAAGAGCGCCCAGAAAAGATTCTGCTTGATGATCCGCAAGGTCTTTCGTGACAGGCGAATGGCGCGCGCCACGCGGCCCAGATCGCCGCCCACGAGCGTCATGTCGGCGCTCTGCAGGGCGATGTCGGTGCCGCCGCCCACGGCAAAGCCCACGTTGGCCGAGGCCAGTGCCGGCGCGTCGTTGATGCCGTCGCCCACCATGCCCACGTGGGCGCCCTCTCCCCGCAGGCTCGCAATCAGATCGGCCTTGCCCTGGGGTGAGAGCCCGGCATGAACTTCTTCAATGCCAAGCTGGTTGGCGATGTAGGAGGCCACCTGCTGGGTGTCGCCGCTCGCCATGGCAAGGCGCACGTTCAGCTCGCCCAGATCGGCAAGTGCCTCGCGCACCTGGGCGCGCACCGTGTCCTCGAGATAGAAGATCCCCGCACGCTTGCCATCGACCACCACATAGGCGCGCGAGGCCACCGGGTGGGAGGTAGGAGCCTGCATCAGGCGCGAGAGGTCGACGCCCTTGCTCTTGATGAACTCGAAAGTGCCCACGTGAACTTCGCGGCCGTCCACCTTTCCGCTGATGCCTGCGCCAGGGAGAACCTGCACGTCACTGGCCTGAAGCTCCGGTGCGCCCTGCTCTCTGGCATAGCCCACGATGGCGCGGCCCATGGGATGCTCGCTGGCGGCTTCCACCGCGGCGGCCAGCGACATGGCTTCTTTTTCCTTGCCGCTGCCCCAGTTGTTCAAGAACTCGACCACCTTCGGGCGCCCCTCGGTGAGCGTGCCGGTCTTGTCGGCAACCAAAACGGAGAGATGCGCCGCCGCTTCGAGCGCGGCGCCGTTGCGCACGAGGATTCCCTCCTGCGCGGCGCGCCCCGACGCGGCCAGCACGGCGGTGGGCGTTGCAAGCCCCAGCGCGCACGGGCAGGCAATGAGCAGCACCGACACCGCCGGCAGAATCGCACCCGCAAGGTCCGCGCCGGAAATCCACCAACCAACCGCGGTGCCCAGCGCAATGAGCAGTACGATGGGGACGAAGACGCCGGCAATCTTGTCGGCCAGGCGCTGCACCGGGGGCTTGGAGCCCTGGGCTTCTTCGACAAGGCGCACCATTTGGGCGAGGAAGGATTCGCTGCCAAGAGACTTGGCCGCGATCTCCAGCACGCCCGCGCCGTTGACCGTGCCGCCGAGCACGGCATCGCCCGCCTTCTTGAGAACCGGGACGGACTCGCCGGTCGCAATGGACTCGTCGATTTCGCTCGTGCCGCTCAGCACCTCACCGTC
This genomic interval from Chrysiogenia bacterium contains the following:
- a CDS encoding heavy metal translocating P-type ATPase codes for the protein MSQQSKVYAVSGMTCSSCAARVEKQLQETPGVESATVNYATGRAFVSGQVDPAQLESRVSAIGYTLHVGEDEEEDHSEELLQAERNLHLAVVLSLPLVALHWFGHAVPGSAWIQLALSGAVVFGPGRGFFIRAFKLARYAQANMDTLVALGAGASFAYGGSLLVTGKPGPYYLDAAGMIVCFILLGKLLEARATTRAGAALRALLDLSPKTAHRIAESGVEEVPVESLQVGDRIRVRPGERVPVDGEVLSGTSEIDESIATGESVPVLKKAGDAVLGGTVNGAGVLEIAAKSLGSESFLAQMVRLVEEAQGSKPPVQRLADKIAGVFVPIVLLIALGTAVGWWISGADLAGAILPAVSVLLIACPCALGLATPTAVLAASGRAAQEGILVRNGAALEAAAHLSVLVADKTGTLTEGRPKVVEFLNNWGSGKEKEAMSLAAAVEAASEHPMGRAIVGYAREQGAPELQASDVQVLPGAGISGKVDGREVHVGTFEFIKSKGVDLSRLMQAPTSHPVASRAYVVVDGKRAGIFYLEDTVRAQVREALADLGELNVRLAMASGDTQQVASYIANQLGIEEVHAGLSPQGKADLIASLRGEGAHVGMVGDGINDAPALASANVGFAVGGGTDIALQSADMTLVGGDLGRVARAIRLSRKTLRIIKQNLFWALFYNTAAIPLAAFGMLRPQFAAAAMAASSVCVVTNSLRLQRFRAQGTRAATAQDKEKTMGEKQLNEVVIGIDGMTCMHCVGSVTKALEEVPGVKEVEVSLEGKNARVRYDDVDTTVSALKNAVRMAGYKILGNPEAREKLSYYSGVDEDFKIPQ